A genomic window from Diospyros lotus cultivar Yz01 chromosome 2, ASM1463336v1, whole genome shotgun sequence includes:
- the LOC127794035 gene encoding gibberellin 3-beta-dioxygenase 1-like — MPSRVVLSDTFRSHPFHFQPNHLDFNSVKELPDSHAWTPLDDHQFPCCDSDHRNGDELVPVIDLHDPNAREAVGYACRKWGVFQVTNHGIDAGLLQGVESAGKSLFSLPMQQKLKAARSPDGVAGYGVARISSFFPKLMWSEGFTIVGSPREHARQLWPQDFIQFCDVIEEYKKAMQQLAAKLMWLMLGSLDITEEDVKWAGPESDFKGASGAIQLNSYPACPDPDRAMGLAAHTDSTLLTILSQNNTSGLQAHRDGFGWVTVPPIPGALVINVGDLLHILSNGLYPSVLHRAVVNRTRHRFSVAYLYGPPTNVEISPLPKLVDSAHPPLYRPVTWTDYLGTKAKHFNKALSSVRTCVPPPWIGRCKP; from the exons ATGCCTTCAAGGGTAGTACTCTCGGACACCTTTAGAAGCCACCCCTTTCACTTTCAACCCAACCACTTAGACTTCAATTCCGTTAAAGAGCTGCCCGATTCTCATGCATGGACTCCATTGGACGATCATCAGTTTCCTTGCTGCGATTCCGATCACCGGAATGGCGATGAACTGGTGCCGGTTATCGATCTCCATGACCCGAATGCCCGGGAAGCCGTGGGCTATGCATGCAGGAAATGGGGTGTTTTTCAAGTCACCAACCATGGCATTGACGCCGGGCTCCTCCAGGGTGTTGAGTCCGCCGGAAAAAGCCTCTTCTCGCTGCCTATGCAACAAAAGCTCAAAGCGGCCCGGTCGCCTGACGGGGTCGCCGGCTACGGTGTAGCCCggatttcttccttcttccccAAACTGATGTGGTCCGAAGGCTTCACCATTGTTGGATCTCCACGAGAACATGCTCGCCAACTTTGGCCCCAAGATTTCATCCAATTCTG TGATGTCATTGAAGAATACAAGAAAGCCATGCAGCAGCTTGCGGCCAAGCTAATGTGGCTAATGCTTGGATCCTTGGACATTACCGAAGAGGACGTCAAATGGGCCGGTCCAGAATCAGACTTCAAAGGGGCCAGTGGAGCCATCCAGCTCAACTCCTACCCGGCTTGCCCTGATCCGGATCGGGCCATGGGTCTCGCAGCTCACACCGACTCCACCCTCCTCACCATCCTCTCGCAGAACAACACCAGCGGGTTACAGGCCCATCGGGACGGATTCGGGTGGGTCACGGTTCCGCCCATACCCGGGGCGCTCGTAATTAACGTAGGTGACCTTCTTCACATACTATCAAACGGGTTGTACCCGAGCGTGCTCCACCGGGCAGTGGTGAACCGAACCCGGCACCGATTCTCCGTCGCCTACCTTTACGGGCCGCCGACCAACGTCGAGATCTCGCCGTTGCCCAAGCTCGTGGACTCTGCCCACCCTCCTCTCTACCGGCCGGTCACCTGGACCGACTACCTAGGCACCAAGGCCAAGCATTTCAACAAGGCGCTGTCCTCCGTCCGTACATGCGTGCCGCCGCCGTGGATCGGCCGGTGCAAACCGTGA
- the LOC127795717 gene encoding uncharacterized protein LOC127795717, whose translation MGSMGSSSCNYLQYYFSTVNNVFLHLLLCSSLIITFNVTSASSSSHQLTLSTLQRDAAAVDDDDVVCENKDCGQGTCFATNTSVLGFDCDCHHGWKKMQLGPLTFPSCVIPNCTLDFQCGNGAPPPPPPPPPPLNLTSPCNFVWCGDGNCIVNGTGHYCQCNDGSANLFNMTSTACFKQCSFGLDCNSLGLGSDPPPPPTNSASPTKHDDAANSSKNLRALAVLALSASFLTWI comes from the exons ATGGGATCGATGGGAAGCAGCAGCTGCAATTATCTGCAATATTATTTCAGTACCGTAAACAACGTCTTCCTCCACCTTCTTCTCTGCTCCTCCTTAATTATCACCTTCAATGTTACTAGTGCCAGCAGCAGCTCCCACCAACTCACCTTGTCAACCCTACAACGTg ATGCCGCagcagttgatgatgatgatgttgtaTGTGAAAACAAGGATTGTGGGCAGGGAACATGTTTTGCTACAAATACTTCAGTTCTGGGCTTTGACTGTGATTGCCATCACGGTTGGAAGAAGATGCAATTGGGCCCCTTAACCTTCCCCTCTTGCGTCATTCCcaact GCACGCTGGATTTCCAGTGCGGCAACGGAGCTCCGCCGCCGCCCCCACCTCCGCCGCCACCGCTAAATCTGACAAGCC CCTGCAACTTTGTGTGGTGTGGCGATGGGAACTGCATCGTGAATGGAACTGGACACTATTGCCAATGTAACGATGGCTCCGCGAACTTGTTCAATATGACGTCGACGGCTTGCTTCAAACAAT GTTCCTTCGGACTGGACTGCAACAGCTTGGGCTTAGGGTCGGATCCCCCCCCGCCACCCACTAATTCAGCTTCTCCAACAAAACATG ATGACGCAGCAAATAGCTCAAAGAATCTTCGGGCACTGGCTGTGCTGGCGTTATCGGCTTCCTTCCTAACATGGATTTAG